Genomic segment of Umezawaea sp. Da 62-37:
GGACCTGCTCCGGCTTCGAGGACAAGGTCCAGATCGCCAAGTACGTGATCTGCCCCGAGGGCTCGAAGGTCAAGCGCATCCACGACTTCCCGAGCTGCTGGGACGGCAAGAACACCGACTCGGCCAACCACCGCACGCACATCGTGTTCCCGGACGCGGCGACCGGCAAGTGCGCCGAGGGCTTCAAGGCCGTGCCGCAGCTGCGCACCACCCTCACCTACGACATCCCGAGGGACATCCAGGTGAAGGGCCAGTACAAGGTCGACTCGTTCCCGTTCGAGAGCCACAACCCGCTCAGCGACCACGACGACTTCGCGAACGTCATGTCGCAGCGGATCATGAGCCGCCTCGTGGCCTGCGTGAACAAGGGCAAGACCTGCAAGGAGTAACGGCTTCCGCGTAGCAGTACGCGGCGGGAACAAGGCCACCTCGGCGGCGGGGTGGCCTTTTTCCTTGCCCGGAAACGGGTTCCTACGTGTTTGGCAACGGGGTCAGCGCGGAGCTGACGATCTTCGCGACCTGGTCCTTGGCCGTGTCGGTGGACACTCCGCTTTGGACGGTGAGCACGGCGACGGCGTAGCGGCCGTCCACGACACCCGCGCTGTGCAGGTACACGTCGCTGGGCAGGTAGTACATCCAGCCCTGCTTGGCGTACGCGGCACGGCTGCCGCGCGCGTTCCCGTCGAGCAGCCCGAAGAACTGGTCGAACCCGTCGGCCGCTTCCTCCTGCGCCCCGGACAGCGCGTCGACGATCAGGTCGCGGTCCGCCTCGGGCATCTTCTGCAGGACGTACTGGTAGAGGTGGACCATGTCGTCCGCGGTGATCACGACCTCGCCCCACTGCGAGGGGTCGTTCGGCGAGTGCGTCCCGGTCAGCCCGACCTCCGCGGCGACCCGGTCGATGGCGGCCATGCCGTCGAACTGCGTCCACATCTGGTCCATGGCGCCGTCGTCGCTGTAGCTCAGGGCCCGGTCGACCAGTTGCAGGTCGTCGTCGGACAGCTCCAGGTCGCCCGCGGCGCGGCGGTCGAGCATGTCGACGACGAGCAGCAGCTTGCTCAGCGACGCCGAGTAGAACTGCTTGTCGCCGCCGCTGCCGACCAGTTCGCCCGTCCGCACGTCGAGGACGGCGATCCCGAGGTTCACCGAGTCGCCCGCCGCCTGCTCGGCCGCGGCCAGTCCCGCGCCGAGGTCGGGCTGGGGCGCGGGCGGGTCGGTCGTCGTGGTGGTCGGCGGGGCGGTGGACGTGGACGGCGCCGTGGCGGCGAGGGGCGGGGCCGCGTGGACCCTGGTGTCGGCGGAGGCGGACTGCACGGCGGTCGGTGTGCTGGTGTCGTCGTAGGCGAGGAACGCCGAAGACGTGATCGCCACCACCAAGGCGATCACTCCGTAGAGCCCGACACGTCGCTTGTGTTCACCCACAGTTATTTACTGAACGCTCTACAACCTCCTGATGTCGAGCTTTTCCTCCTGTGCGATTCCTGAAGACTCATCTCGTTGCACTGCGTAACCACCCCCATGGGGGATTTCCGACACCGCTTGGACCAGTTCGGTACCCCGGTAGAGCAATCCGGCCCCGTCGTCGGTGCAGTACGTGAGCGGCAGTTCACCCGACGCGACCGCCGCGTGGACGGCCGGTCGGCGGGTCCTCTCGGAGTCGTAGTGCACGCCGTTGCCGTAGGGGAGCAGCGCCAGCCCGTTCGTGACGACCCGCAGTTCCGGCCCGAACGAGTCGGTCGTGCCGCCCACGTGCCAGCAGATCGACCCGGCGGACACGCCGCTGAGCACGACGCCCGCCTGCCACGCCTGCCGCAGCACGTCGCCGAGCCCGTGCACCCGCCACACGGCGAGCAGGTTCGCCACCGAGCCGCCGCCGACCCACACCACGTCGTGGGAGAGCACGAACCCCAGCAGGTCGTCGGTGGGCGGCATGGTGAACAGGTTCAGGTGCGAGACGTCCCAGCCGACGAGCCTGCCCGCCTCGGACACGCGCGCGTTGCCCGCCCGCTGGTCGCCGCCCGCCGTCCCGACGTGGCAGACGGACGGTCGCCGTCCGTCCACCCCGGACAGCTCCACGGCGAAGTGCAGCAGCTTGCCGAACTCCAGATCGGTGCGGTGGCCGGACCGGTAACCGCCGGACGTGGCCAGGATGGTGGGTTCAGATGCGGGCATGGGGCGATCCTGCCGGCCATGACACCTGTCATGGTCAGGTCGTGACGGTCGGCCCCCCGGTCGGACGACGTCCGGCGGCACGATCGTCCCATGACACCAACAACCGCACTCCGCACCGCGGTGACCCTGTCCGGGCTGCACAAGAGCTACGGAGAGGTCCACGCGGTCGCCGGCGTCGACCTCGTCATCGCACCCGGCGAGGTCGTCGCCCTGCTCGGCCCCAACGGGGCGGGCAAGTCGACGACCGTCGACATGCTGCTGGGGCTCACGGCCCCCGACCGGGGCGACATCTCGGTGTTCGGCCAGTCGCCCCGCGACGCGGTGGTCTCCGGCACGATCGGCGCGATGCTCCAGAGCGGCTCGCTGCTCGACGACGCCACCGTCGCCGAGACCGTGGGCCTGGTCGCCGCGCTGCACCGCAAGCCGCTGCCGGTCGCCGAGGCGCTGGCCAAGGCGGACATCGCCGACCTGGCGAACCGCAGGTGCACCAAGCTCTCCGGCGGCCAGAAGCAGCGGGTCCGCTTCGCGCTGGCGCTGGTCTGCGACCCCGACCTGCTGGTGCTCGACGAGCCCACCGTGGCGATGGACGTGGAGACCCGCCGCCAGTTCTGGCGCGGGATGCGGGAGTACACCGACTCCGGCCGCACCGTCCTGTTCGCCACGCACTACCTGGAGGAGGCGCAGGAGTACGCCGACCGGGTCGTGCTGATGCGCTCGGGCCGGATCGTCGCGGACGGCTCCGTGGCCGAGGTCCGGGCGACCGTGTCCGGCCGCACGCTGCGCGCCGTCGTCCCCGGCGCCACCGAGGCCGCCCTGACCGGGCTGCCCGGCGTGCAGGCGGTCGAGCTGCGCGGCGACGGCGTCCTGCTCGCCTGCTCCGACTCCGACGCGGCCCTGCGCGCCCTGCTGGCGCTCTGGCCCGCCGCCCACGACATCGAGATCGCCGCCGTCGGCCTCGAGGACGCGTTCCTCGCCCTGACCGCAGAGGAGAGCAAGTGAACGCCCGGTTCCTGGCCCTGGAAGTCCGCCGCGCCGTCCGCAACACCCGGTACCTGATGTTCACCGTCGTCATGCCGACGGTGATGTTCCTGCTGTTCGTCAACCTCTACGGCGCCAAGGGGCAGGTGTTCCCCAACGGGCTGCCGGTCACCACGTCGCTGATGCTCAACATGGCCGTGTTCGGCCTGATGTCCGCGCCGCTGGCCGCGGGCGCCCGGATCGCCGTCGAGCGGAGCACCGGCTGGCAGCGCCAGCTGCGGCTGACCCCGTTGAGCAGCCTGGGTTACGTGCTCACCAAGGGCGCGCTGGGGATGATCGTGGCGCTGCCCGGCATCCTGCTGGTGATGCTCGTCGGCGGGCTGTTCGAGGACGTGCGGATGTCCGCCGTGCAGTGGGTCGAGGTCGCGGGCGGGCTGTGGCTGGCCACGCTCCCGTTCGTGCTGATCGGCATCGTGATCGGCCTGCTGGCCACCGCCGACGGCATGCAGGCGCTCACTGGCGTGCTGTCGATGGCGTTCGGCCTGCTCGGCGGCATCTGGATCCCCGCCGAGGTGGCTCCCGGCTGGCTGAGCGCGGTCATGCACGTGATGCCGACGTACTGGGTGAAGCTGGTCGGCCAGGCACCGCTGGTGGGCGGCGCCGACCTGGGCACCGCCGTGCTGGTGCTGGGCTGCTGGGTCGTGGGCCTCGGGGTCATCGCGGCCAAGCGGTTCCAGACGGACACCGCGCGGGTCTGAGGCCTACGGTGGGCGTCGTGATCCAACGCGTGCGGCGCGGCGGTGTCCGCTGGTTCCTCGCCGGGATGGTGTTCATCGGGCTCTACATCCCGGTGGTGATCTACGCGGTGGCCGTCGACGACCGCCCGCTGTGGCAACGGATCCTGGTCATCGCGGGGCTGGTGCTCTACTCGTTCGGCTGGCTGGCGATGCCGTACCTGGTCTGGGTGGACAAGCCCGTCCGGACGCGGATCGCGGCCAGCCTCGTCCTCACCGCGATCGGGCTGGCGGTGGTCTACGGGATCGGCCTCGGTTCCGCCGGGCTCATGGTCTACGTGATGTCCGCGACCGCCATGATCCTGCCGCTGGTGCCCGCCGTGGTCATCGACGGCTCGGTGCTGCTCCTGCTGGTCGTCTCCTCCTACCTGTTCGGGGAGATCGGCTCGGACTTCGACCAGTTCGGCACGCTGCTCTCGGTGTCGTTCGGGATGATGTTCATGGGCCGGATGCTGCGGGCCAACGCCGAGCTGCGCAAGGCCCGCGACGAGATCGCCACCCTCGCCGTCGCCGAGGAGCGCAACCGGCTCGGGCGCGACCTGCACGACATCCTCGGCCACAGCCTCACCACGATCACCGTGAAGGCCGGGCTCGCCCGTCGGGTGCTGGAGAGCTCCGGGGACGTCGAGCGCGCGAAGGACGAGATCCGCGAGGTCGAGGAGCTGGCCCGGCAGGCGTTGGGGGACGTCCGGGCCACCGTGTCGGGGTACCGGCAGGTCTCGCTGTCCGCGGAGGTCGTCGGCGCGCGCGCCGCGCTGCGGGCGGCCGGCGTCGAACCCGACCTGCCGCACGCCGTCGACAACGTCCGCCCGGAGTTGCAGGAGGTGTTCGGGTACGTGGTCCGCGAAGGCGTGACCAACGTGCTGCGGCACTCCCGCGCGACGCGCTGCGAGGTGCGGCTGGGCGACACGTGGGTGGAGATGCGCGACGACGGCCGCGGCGCGGGGGACACCCCGAGCGGCTGCGGCCTCACCGGACTGGCCGAACGGCTGCGGAAGGTCGATGGGAAGCTGGCCGCCGGTCCGCTGCCCGACGGCGGGTACCTGCTGCGGGCGGAGGTCGTGTGATCAGGGTGCTGCTGGCCGACGACCAGGCGCTGGTGCGCGGCGCGCTCGCCGCGATGCTGGGGCTGGAGTCCGACATCGAGGTGGTCTCCCAGGTCGGCTCCGGCGACGAGGTCGTCGAGGCGGCCCTGCGGGTCCGGCCCGACGTGGCGCTGCTGGACGTGCAGATGCCCGGCAAGGACGGGCTCACCGCGGCGGCCGACCTGAGGGTCGCGCTGCCCGGCTGCCGCGTGATCGTGTGCACGACCTTCGGCCGCCCCGGCTACCTGGCCAGGGCGATGGCCGCGGGCGCGCTCGGCTTCGTGGTGAAGGACGCCCCGCCGGAGCAGCTCGTCGACGCCGTCCGGCGGGTGCACGCCGGTCTGCGGGTCGTGGATCCCGTGCTGGCGGCCGAATCCCTCGCCAGCGGGGCCAGTCCGCTGACCGACCGCGAACGCGAGGTGCTGCTGCGCGCCCGCGACGGCGGCACGGTGTCGGACCTGGCCAGGGCGCTGCACCTGTCCGACGGGACGGTGCGCAACCACCTGTCGTCGGCCATCGGGAAGACCGGGTCCCGGACCAGGGCGGAAGCCGTGCGGCTGGCCGAGGAACACGGCTGGCTCTGATTCTGGGACTATGAGGGCGTGCCCCTCACTCCTCTCGCCAGAATCATGCGGTTGCTGCTGCGCACGGTCCTCGGCGGGCTGGTGATCAGCGCCCTCGTCGTCGGCGGTACCGCGTTCCGGGTGTGGCAGGTGGCCAGGGACGACGACCGCACGCACGCGGACATGGCGGTCGTCCTCGGCGCCGCCCAGTACAACGGCGTCCCGTCCGAGGTCCTCGAAGCCCGGCTCGAACACGCGCGCAAGCTCTACGAGCAGGGCGTCGTCAACTACATCGTGACCACCGGCGGCAGCCAGCCCGGCGACAACTACACCGAGGGCCAGGCGGGCAAGCTCTGGCTGGTCGACCACGCGGTGCCCGAGGACCGCGTCGTGGAGGTGGGGGAGGGCAACGACACCCTCGGCAGCATCCGCGCGCTGGGCATCGCCGCCCGCGAGCGCAACCTCGAGACCGCCGTGATCGTCAGCGACCCGTGGCACTCCCTGCGCGCCCGCACGATGGCCGAGGACGAGGGCCTGGACGCGTGGCCGTCGCCGACCCGCAGCGGCCCGAACGTGCAGACGCGGGAG
This window contains:
- a CDS encoding serine hydrolase; protein product: MIALVVAITSSAFLAYDDTSTPTAVQSASADTRVHAAPPLAATAPSTSTAPPTTTTTDPPAPQPDLGAGLAAAEQAAGDSVNLGIAVLDVRTGELVGSGGDKQFYSASLSKLLLVVDMLDRRAAGDLELSDDDLQLVDRALSYSDDGAMDQMWTQFDGMAAIDRVAAEVGLTGTHSPNDPSQWGEVVITADDMVHLYQYVLQKMPEADRDLIVDALSGAQEEAADGFDQFFGLLDGNARGSRAAYAKQGWMYYLPSDVYLHSAGVVDGRYAVAVLTVQSGVSTDTAKDQVAKIVSSALTPLPNT
- a CDS encoding peptidase E, which produces MPASEPTILATSGGYRSGHRTDLEFGKLLHFAVELSGVDGRRPSVCHVGTAGGDQRAGNARVSEAGRLVGWDVSHLNLFTMPPTDDLLGFVLSHDVVWVGGGSVANLLAVWRVHGLGDVLRQAWQAGVVLSGVSAGSICWHVGGTTDSFGPELRVVTNGLALLPYGNGVHYDSERTRRPAVHAAVASGELPLTYCTDDGAGLLYRGTELVQAVSEIPHGGGYAVQRDESSGIAQEEKLDIRRL
- a CDS encoding ABC transporter ATP-binding protein, which produces MTPTTALRTAVTLSGLHKSYGEVHAVAGVDLVIAPGEVVALLGPNGAGKSTTVDMLLGLTAPDRGDISVFGQSPRDAVVSGTIGAMLQSGSLLDDATVAETVGLVAALHRKPLPVAEALAKADIADLANRRCTKLSGGQKQRVRFALALVCDPDLLVLDEPTVAMDVETRRQFWRGMREYTDSGRTVLFATHYLEEAQEYADRVVLMRSGRIVADGSVAEVRATVSGRTLRAVVPGATEAALTGLPGVQAVELRGDGVLLACSDSDAALRALLALWPAAHDIEIAAVGLEDAFLALTAEESK
- a CDS encoding ABC transporter permease; translated protein: MNARFLALEVRRAVRNTRYLMFTVVMPTVMFLLFVNLYGAKGQVFPNGLPVTTSLMLNMAVFGLMSAPLAAGARIAVERSTGWQRQLRLTPLSSLGYVLTKGALGMIVALPGILLVMLVGGLFEDVRMSAVQWVEVAGGLWLATLPFVLIGIVIGLLATADGMQALTGVLSMAFGLLGGIWIPAEVAPGWLSAVMHVMPTYWVKLVGQAPLVGGADLGTAVLVLGCWVVGLGVIAAKRFQTDTARV
- a CDS encoding sensor histidine kinase, yielding MIQRVRRGGVRWFLAGMVFIGLYIPVVIYAVAVDDRPLWQRILVIAGLVLYSFGWLAMPYLVWVDKPVRTRIAASLVLTAIGLAVVYGIGLGSAGLMVYVMSATAMILPLVPAVVIDGSVLLLLVVSSYLFGEIGSDFDQFGTLLSVSFGMMFMGRMLRANAELRKARDEIATLAVAEERNRLGRDLHDILGHSLTTITVKAGLARRVLESSGDVERAKDEIREVEELARQALGDVRATVSGYRQVSLSAEVVGARAALRAAGVEPDLPHAVDNVRPELQEVFGYVVREGVTNVLRHSRATRCEVRLGDTWVEMRDDGRGAGDTPSGCGLTGLAERLRKVDGKLAAGPLPDGGYLLRAEVV
- a CDS encoding response regulator transcription factor; this translates as MIRVLLADDQALVRGALAAMLGLESDIEVVSQVGSGDEVVEAALRVRPDVALLDVQMPGKDGLTAAADLRVALPGCRVIVCTTFGRPGYLARAMAAGALGFVVKDAPPEQLVDAVRRVHAGLRVVDPVLAAESLASGASPLTDREREVLLRARDGGTVSDLARALHLSDGTVRNHLSSAIGKTGSRTRAEAVRLAEEHGWL
- a CDS encoding YdcF family protein; this translates as MRLLLRTVLGGLVISALVVGGTAFRVWQVARDDDRTHADMAVVLGAAQYNGVPSEVLEARLEHARKLYEQGVVNYIVTTGGSQPGDNYTEGQAGKLWLVDHAVPEDRVVEVGEGNDTLGSIRALGIAARERNLETAVIVSDPWHSLRARTMAEDEGLDAWPSPTRSGPNVQTRETQIFYIRRETAALLYYHLMKAPAGAFDGITL